One stretch of Lagenorhynchus albirostris chromosome 13, mLagAlb1.1, whole genome shotgun sequence DNA includes these proteins:
- the PRKD3 gene encoding serine/threonine-protein kinase D3 isoform X3: MLWGLVRQGLKCEGCGLNYHKRCAFKIPNNCSGVRKRRLSNVSLPGPGLSVPRPLQTEYVALPTEESHVHQEPSKRIPSWSGRPIWMEKMVMCRVKVPHTFAVHSYTRPTICQYCKRLLKGLFRQGMQCKDCKFNCHKRCASKVPRDCLGEVTFNGEPSTLGTDTDIPMDIDSSDMNSDGSRGLDDTEEPSPPEDKMFFLDPSDLDVERDEEAVKTISPSTSNNIPLMRVVQSIKHTKRKSSTMVKEGWMVHYTSRDTLRKRHYWRLDSKCLTLFQNESGSKYYKEIPLSEILRISSPQDFMNISQGSNPHCFEIITDTMVYFVGENSGDSSHNPVLAATGVGLDVAQSWEKAIRQALMPVTPQASVCTSPGQGKDHKDLSTSISVSNCQIQENVDISTVYQIFADEVLGSGQFGIVYGGKHRKTGRDVAIKVIDKMRFPTKQESQLRNEVAILQNLHHPGIVNLECMFETPERVFVVMEKLHGDMLEMILSSEKSRLPERITKFMVTQILVALRNLHFKNIVHCDLKPENVLLASAEPFPQVKLCDFGFARIIGEKSFRRSVVGTPAYLAPEVLRSKGYNRSLDMWSVGVIVYVSLSGTFPFNEDEDINDQIQNAAFMYPPNPWREISGEAIDLINNLLQVKMRKRYSVDKSLSHPWLQDYQTWLDLREFETRIGERYITHESDDARWEIHAYTHNLVYPKHFIMAPNPDDMEEDP, translated from the exons ATGCTCTGGGGATTGGTACGTCAGGGACTGAAATGTGAAG gcTGTGGATTAAATTACCATAAACGATGTGCCTTCAAGATTCCAAATAACTGTAGTGGTGTAAGAAAGAGACGTCTGTCAAATGTATCCCTGCCAGGACCCGGCCTCTCAGTTCCAAGACCCCTGCAGACTGAATATGTAGCCCTTCCCACTGAAGAG TCACATGTTCACCAGGAACCCAGTAAGAGAATTCCTTCTTGGAGTGGTCGCCCAATTTGGATGGAAAAGATGGTCATGTGCAGGGTAAAAGTTCCACACACATTTGCTGTTCACTCTTATACCCGTCCCACCATATGTCAGTACTGCAAGCGGTTACTGAAAGGCCTCTTTCGGCAAGGAATGCAGTGTAAAG attgtaAATTCAACTGCCATAAACGATGTGCATCAAAAGTACCAAGAGACTGCCTTGGAGAGGTTACTTTCAATGGAG AACCTTCTACTCTGGGAACAGATACAGATATACCAATGGATATTGACAGTAGTGACATGAACAGTGATGGTAGTCGGGGCTTGGATGACACAGAGGAACCATCTCCCCCAGAAGATAAAATGTTCTTCCTGGATCCATCTGATCTTGATGTGGAAAGAGATGAAGAAGCTGTTAAAACAATCAG tccATCAACAAGCAATAATATTCCGCTAATGAGGGTCGTACAATCCATCAAGCACACAAAGAGGAAGAGCAGCACGATGGTGAAGGAAGGGTGGATGGTCCATTACACCAGCAGGGACACCCTG AGAAAGAGGCATTATTGGAGACTGGACAGCAAATGTCTAACATTGTTTCAAAACGAATCGGGATCAAAGTATTATAAG GAAATTCCACTTTCAGAGATTCTTCGCATATCTTCCCCACAAGATTTCATGAACATTTCACAAGGCAGCAACCCACACTGTTTTGAAATCATCACTGATACTATGGTATACTTTGTTGGCGAGAACAGTGGGGACAGCTCTCACAATCCTGTTCTTGCTGCCACTGGAGTGGGACTTGACGTAGCACAGAGCTGGGAAAAAGCAATTCGCCAAGCTCTCATGCCTGTTACCCCTCAAGCAAGTGTTTGTACTTCTCCAGGGCAAGGGAAAGATCACA AAGATTTGTCTACCAGTATCTCTGTATCTAATTGTCAGATCCAGGAGAATGTG GACATCAGTACTGTTTACCAGATCTTTGCAGATGAGGTGCTTGGTTCAGGCCAATTTGGTATCGTCTATGGAG gaaaacacagaaagactGGAAGGGATGTGGCTATTAAAGTAATTGATAAGATGAGATTCCCCACAAAACAGGAGAGTCAGCTCCGTAATGAAGTGGCTATTTTACAG AATTTGCACCATCCTGGGATTGTAAACCTGGAATGTATGTTTGAAACCCCAGAACGAGTTTTTGTAGTAATGGAAAAGCTGCATGGAGATATGTTGGAGATGATTCTATCCAGTGAGAAAAGTCGACTACCAGAACGAATAACTAAATTCATGGTCACACag ATACTTGTTGCATTAAGGAAtctacattttaagaatattgtGCACTGTGATTTAAAGCCAGAAAATGTGCTACTCGCATCAGCAGAGCCATTTCCTCAG GtgaagctgtgtgactttggtttTGCCCGCATCATTGGTGAAAAGTCGTTCAGGAGATCTGTGGTAGGAACTCCTGCATACTTGGCCCCTGAAGTTCTCAGGAGCAAAGGCTACAACCGTTCTCTAGATATGTGGTCAGTGGGAGTTATTGTCTATGTGAGCCTCAGCGGCACGTTTCCTTTTAATGAAGATGAAGATATAAACGACCAAATCCAAAATGCTGCATTTATGTACCCACCAAATCCATGGAGAGAAATTTCTGgtgaag CAATTGATTTGATAAACAACCTACTTCAAGTGAAGATGAGAAAACGTTACAGTGTGGACAAATCTCTTAGTCATCCCTGGctgcag gactATCAGACTTGGCTTGACCTTAGAGAATTTGAAACTCGCATTGGTGAACGTTATATTACACACGAAAGTGACGATGCCCGCTGGgaaatacatgcatatacacacaatcTTGTATACCCAAAGCACTTCATTATGGCTCCCAATCCAGATGACATGGAAGAGGATCCTTAA